ACTTTCGTCGTCCGAACAGCCAAGGCTTAGAGCCAAACCAAACATCAATATCCACGCGAACTTCATCTTCGTTCTCATTTTCTCAAGTTAAATTGCGACCAGAGCCGCAGAACCCTAGCAAAGTGCGCACTTACGTGCAAATTGCAGAAAGTAGATTAGGCACTGTCCTCTAGAGTCCGGTTGTGCAAGACTTTGCGCTGCAAATTCAGTTAAGCGGGACACTCATCACAGATAGCTCATGTATCCAGGATACCAACAACCCACAGGGCGGAAGCTTCTTCTCCCTTTTCTACTGTTCGCGCTAGGCTGTTCAGGCTGCGCAACGTCACAACAGTGTGCTGTCGAGAGTCCCCAAACCTGCAGGATGCACGGGATTCAGCACCAGACTGGGCGCGGCGCGCCTCAAGACCCGTTGCTCTCAGAAAGGTATTTTCGAACCGGATGCGAGGGCGGAGATACCGAAAGTTGCTGGGAACTAGGATTGGTGTTGCGCGATCGAGGAATGGCTGAAGAGAGTCATTCCATAATCGCTAAGAACTGCGAGAATGACCACGCCAAGAGCTGCGAGCTCTTAGGAGATCTCGGTGGCGATATCCCGAGTTTGGCAAGCTACATTGTTATGGCATCCATTCCGCAGGCAACATTGTCCTTTCAGGAAGTCTCGGAGGTTTTTGCGAGATCCGCACCAGCTTTGCGAGATTGCCAATCAAGCCACCGCGCACTTGGCGATTTAGCCATAACATTGACTCTAGATGAGAGCGGCAACGTCACGCACACAGAGCTCGGCTTCGATCAAGAAAACGAATCGCTCTTTGTTTGTGTCCGAAAGGCGCTAAACGCTCTGAAGTTTCCACCTCAACAAGAGAAGACGAAGATCAGAAGGACGTTTCGGTTCAAATAGGTCGGAGTCGAAAAACCGTTTATGCAGCGAAGATGTGCTCGATTTCCTCGGTGACCGTCTCTTTGCTCGCGTCCTTGGCGATCGAGAGTTCCTGCACGAGGAGCCGCCGAGCTGTGTCCAGCATTTTCTTCTCGCCGTGGCTCAGGACCTTAGTGAACTTTAGAAGATTGAGGTCGCGCAAGACCTCGGCGATTTCGAACGGGCTACCCGTCTGGATCTTTTCCAGATAGGCCCGATAACGCCGATTCCATGTCTGCGTATTCAGATCAACGTCTCGCTCGCGAAGGATGTCATAAACTTCCTCAAGCTGCTTTCCGTTGATGATGCCCCTTAAACCTACGTCATCGACCTTTCCGACCGGGATCATGATCTTCTTATCCGAGTCTAAGACTCGTAGGATATAGAAGGTCTGAGTCGTTCCCATGATCTCTTTGGAGTCTATCGCGATGACTTCGGCAACTCCCTGACCTGGGTAGACTGCTTTATCACCAACCCTGAATTCCGTTGCCATGGATCTCCTTTGCAGACCTGCAGTATACAACACACACTACGTTCGAAACAATTTTGACTCGTGGACTCCCCGGGCACACGAAGCCCGAGTATGTTAGTCCCGAGAGCCAAAATTTACAAGATTGGAGAGGAAGAGAAGTGAAGTTGGATCACTTCACGCCGTGTTGACGGGCGAGATCGAGAAGCTTCGGCACGCCGAAACCCGAGATTTTACGCTGGTAATCCGCGTTCAGGCCGTTGAATCGTGCACGGGTAATCTTCTCAGCGAGCGCCTCTACGCTGCCAAATTTCTTCTCGAGAGTTTGCTGTGCGTCCCAGAGACGAAGCAATTTCGCGTTGCTCATCGTGCTCACACGATGCTCGAATGCTGCCTGCTCTTCTTCTTCAGGCTTGGTCAAGAAGGCGCTAACTTTAGCGGCCAACTCTTTTTTTGAACCAAATTCTTTCTTGGTACGCTGCAAAGGGCTAAGTTTCGACATGATAGGTCTCCATGAGTCGTGTCGGCCGCCTTGGGTTTGCTCCCTTCCTTGGAGAGGGATGGGAATCCGCTGGGCAACTGACCGTGTTGATGTATCGTCGGCTTCGACGTACATGAACCACACACCACGTGCGGTCCGAAATTGAGCGCGCCTTCTAACAGAATGATCATGACCCCGCAATTGTTTTTATTCGCCACCTTCATCGCGCTTGCCGCGATTGTATCGAGCTGCAAAGAGGATACGCCCTCTCAACCGGCCGAGCCCGCCGAGCCCGCGCCCAAAATCGCGGAGCCCCCAAAGGAAGTTGAGCGACCAAAACCCAATATCAAACATCTGGAGGGCGAGCCCCCGGGGCCCGAGACCAAGATCGCCGAACTCGGCGAGTTTTCCGTGAATGTGGCTGAGTTCGAAAAGGCCGCTCGAATCGGGGCGCTCTTTGGCCCACGCGCCTCACAAGGCGATTATCAGGCAGTCCCTCCTGAGCAACTCGCTAT
This Microvenator marinus DNA region includes the following protein-coding sequences:
- a CDS encoding CarD family transcriptional regulator produces the protein MATEFRVGDKAVYPGQGVAEVIAIDSKEIMGTTQTFYILRVLDSDKKIMIPVGKVDDVGLRGIINGKQLEEVYDILRERDVDLNTQTWNRRYRAYLEKIQTGSPFEIAEVLRDLNLLKFTKVLSHGEKKMLDTARRLLVQELSIAKDASKETVTEEIEHIFAA